TCCCATTTTGAGAAGGCATCCCCATCCCATGATGGTACATTTTCCCATTGCTTACTTGTTGGGAGCTGCTTTGCTGCTATTGGTGCAAAGCTTAATGCCCGCCTGGGTGATCTTGGAAAGGGCAGCCTTTGTCATGCTTGCCATGGCAATTCTTTTCACACCCCCTGCCATCATCACGGGGCTCATTACCTGGTGGGTGAACTATGGGGCCAGGCCCATGCAGCCAGTGAAACGCAAGCTTTATCTGGCCGTAGTACTGGGCCTGGTGGAAATGCTCTCCTTGCTGCTTAGGTTCAGAGGGCCGGTGCAAGGGGATCTGATGGAGGCCATTTATGGGGGGTGCACGGCTGTGATGGCCCTTTGCGTGGTGGGGCTGGGCTGGTATGGGGGGCATCTGAGTTTTCCTTATGAAAAGAGGTGAGACATGTGGGGCGAGGTGGATCCCCGATGCCAAATGTGGCTTGAGGCTTTGACAGCTTCCACGGTAGCTTTGGAAAGTTGTCCCTTTGAGGCTCAGGAACTGGCCAAGGCCTTGAAACCTCTGGCAGAGAACTCCAAAGGTTCTGCAGCCTTGATGCTCATGAGATTTCTGCAAGACAAGGCTGCTTACCTGGAGGTCGTGGCCAGGTATCCAGAAGAAGATCTCTTGGTGTCAGGAAGCCCCTGGCCCCAAGAAATGGTGGATGTTTCCCATCTTCCTGCATACTGGCTTGAAAACCTAAAGGCAGGAAGGCCTGTCTTGGAGAAGAATCCCCAAACCCCAGTACTGGGGCAGTGGCAAAACCTCCTCATATTTCCCTTGTGCCTGGAAAAAGAGCTATCGGCTCTGCTTTGCCTGGGGAACTACCAGGAGGCCAGGGAAGGCCTGGTATTTGAAGGGTTGAAGACTGCTTCGGGGATTTTTACTCTTTGGCTTGGCTGGTTAAACGAGAAAAGGCGGCTTGAGGATTTCATCCAGTTCATGCCTAATCCCACCTTTGTGATGCACAGAAGAGGTCACATCACGGCCTGGAACCGCGCCACCGAGGAGATGACTGGCTGGGAAGCATCCAGGGTTCTCAACAAAGGGGACTATGAGCATGCCATTCCCTACTATGGCATCAGAAGACCCATCCTGTGTAATCTGATTCTAGAGCCAGACCCTTATTGGGAGAGCACGTATCCGGAATTCCATAGAGTGGGGAATGATCTTTACACACTCTCTTTTTGCCCGGCTCTTCCCGAGGGAGGAGCTTATCTGACCACCAAGACTTCCAAAGTCTTCGACGTGACAGGCAGGCTCTGGGGCTCCATACACACGGTCAGAGACGTTACCAGGGAGAGGCAGATAGAAAGGAGCCTCCACAGATCCGAGTCAATGTACAGGGCCATTACGGATTTTGCAGGCATAGGCATGATGCTCCTGCAGCGGGACAGGGTGACCTACTGCAATGAGCAGATGTCCAATTTTTTGGGATCTGCTCAAGGCTTCTCCAGCCTGGAAGAGCTCCTGGGCCGTGTTCATCAAGAGCAAAGGGAGGCCATAAAGCTTGCCATGGAAAGGCTCCTGGAAGGCAAACAGGACTCCTTCAGACTGGAAATCAAGCTGCAAAGGGAAGGCCAAACCAGGCATTGCCAGTGTTTTGCCCAGGTGGTGGAATACGAAGAGCAGCCCACTGTTTGCTTCATCATGGAGGACGTGACAGAACAGAAGGAGTTGGCTCACAAGGCAAGACTCAATGAACTGCGCATGTATCATGAAGATCGCCTCACTGCCCTGGGGGTTATGGCTGCCGGAATAGCCCACGAGTTGAACCAACCCTTGAACACCATCAGGGTCATCACCGATGGATTGCTTTTCGGGCGGGATCAGGGCTGGAGTCTGGAACAAGAGGAGCTGTACGAGAACCTGGAGATGGTCTCAAGGCAGGTAGTGAGGATGTCTGAGGTCATAAGAAACATAAGGGATTTTGCCAGGGAGGATAGATTTCAAACTGAAGATGAGGTTAACCCCAACCAGGCGGTGCAGGGGGTCTTCTCCATGATTGGCCGGCAGCTTGAGGCCCACGGGATAAAGGTTCAAAAGCTTCTGGACAGCTCACTTCCAACTGTGAGAGGAAGGTTGAGCCGTCTGGAGCAGGTGGTCATGAACATGATAGTCAATGCCAGACAGGCCTTGGACGACTGCGGCAAGGAAGACAAAGAACTGCGGGTTCAGACCTTTTCGTCCAACGGATGTATTTGCATCCAGGTGGCAGATAATGCCACGGGTGTGGACCCTGGAATCATGTCCAAGATCTTTGATCCCTTTTTCACCACCAAGGAGGTGGGTAAGGGAACTGGTCTGGGCTTGACCATAAGTCAATCCATAGTGGCCGAGATGGGAGGGACCATGGAGGTCTTCAACAATGAACAAGGTGGAGCCACCTTTGTGGTGAAGCTTCCATTGAAGGGAGAGAGATGTTGAATCTCTTGCTGGTGGATGACGAGCCTGATGTAAGGAAGAGCCTGTCGCAGTTTCTGGAAAAGCTGGGGCACAAGGTGGTCACGGCTGCCAGCGGTCTGGATGGTTTGAGGGAGTTCCATTGCTTTGAATTTGACGTTGTCATAACAGACATAAAAATGCCGGGCATGGATGGACTGGAGCTTCTTCGCAGAATAAAGGAGGTGGAGCGCTCGGCCGTGGACGTGATCGTGGTGACAGGCCACGGTGACATGGAAAACGCCATCAAGGCCCTCAAGTACGGAGCCTTTGATTACTTGCAGAAACCCATAAACGTCAGAGAGCTGGCCATCACACTAGAGAGGGCAGAGCAGTATCGGACCCTGAGGGAGAACTACAGCCGTCTGAAACGCGATTTCCAAGAGATGGTGGATCAGGAAACAAGAAATTATAAAGGTGCAGCCGAGCAATTGCGGGAGGCGTACTTAAGGGAACTGGGATTGGGGGATATAGCTGTTTACTCGGAATCCATGAGAAAGGTGGTGGAACTGGCGGAGAAATACAGCTTGGACAGAAGCATCCCTGTATTGATTCAAGGGGAGACGGGCACTGGCAAAGAGCTCATAGCTAGGTACATACACTACTATGCTGGAGCCCGAAGCCCCTTCGTGGCCCTCAACTGCGGAGCCATTTCCCAGGATCTTCTGGAGGCAGAGCTTTTCGGTCACGAACCAGGAGCGTATACCGGGGCTACGGCCACAGGGAGAATGGGAAAGCTGGAGGCGGCCCAGGGGGGCAGTATCTTCTTGGATGAGATAGGTGAGATGGATCTGGCAGCACAGGTGAAGCTCCTAAGAGCCCTGGAACAGAAGCGTTTTTACCGTGTAGGGGGTATAAAGGAGATCCCGGTGGATGTGCGCATCATAAGCGCCACCAACAAGGATCTTCAAAAGGAAATCTCGGAGGGGCGTTTCCGGCAGGACCTCTACTACAGGATAAACGTGGGTTTCATAAGGATTCCTCCCCTCAGGGAGCGAAGAGAAAGCATAGTGCCTTTGGCCTTCAACCTGGCCCAGAAGGCTTTTTCCAGAAGGGGAAAACGATTTCCAGGCTTCACGAGGGAGGCCGAGGAGTTCCTGTGTTCCCTGAACTGGCCCGGCAATGTGAGGCAGTTAAAAAATGCCATGGAACGCCTGGCGGTTCTGGGCCCCTGGGAAAAGGTAGACAAGAGGGAATTGTGCTTCCTGGAGGGCGAGGAAAAGGAGCACAAGGCTCCAGGAGAGATGCGCTTTGTGCTTGGTTTGGATGAGTTCGATCTGCCGGATGGAAGCCTGGATCTGGAATCCTTGATCCGGCTGGTCATAGGCAGGACCATGGAGAAATTCGGTGGGAATCAGACCAGGGCGGCCAGATATCTTGGAATATCCAGACGAGTGCTCCAGGGACATTTGAAAAGAATGCAGGCATTGGGATGAACTGCCCCACCAGGGGCACACTGCCCCTTCTGGTGCACCCTTTGGTGCACCTACTAGGAGCTGCCAGAGGGAACTGGTATTTAACTCGTTGAAATCCAATTCTTTCCATGTTGGTCAAGCCCCAGCTTAAAAGGCACAAAGCTTGCTTTTGACAATCTAGACTTTATGAGCTCCAAGGGCCAAGCAGAGTTCAGTCTGCTTGTCTTGGCTGATGGGCTCTTTTAGATGCATCCCATGTTGGCTCAAAAAACAAGCCACTGAGTTGTCCCTGGAACTGGAAGCCTTGGGGTACATGTTGGCTTAAGATCTCGGTCTGGGGGTGTATGGTGATCATCATAGCAGAGCGGATAAACGCCTCCCGCAAGCACATAGCCCAGGCCATAGCAACAAGAAACGCTGGCTTCCTTCAAAACGAGGTCAAGGCGCAGGTGCAGGCAGGGGCTCATTATATAGATGTGAATGCCGGGACCTTTGTGGGGGAAGAAGCCAAGCATCTGGCATGGGTCATCCAGACCGTTCAGGAGGTCACAGAGCTTCCCCTTTGTATAGATAGCCCTGATCCTTCTGTCATAGAGGCGGTCTTGCCCCTTGTACGCTCTAGGCCCATGATCAACTCCATAACCCTTGAGCCAGGTAGGCTCCAGGGCATGCTCCCCCTCGTGTCAGAGTACTCAACCAAGGTCATAGCTCTTTGCCAGGCCGAAGACGAGATAGCCGAGACAGCAGAGGCCAAGCTGAGAATGGCCGACAAGCTTGTGGAGAAGGTTACAGCGGCCGGAGTGCCTTTGGAGGATCTTTTCATTGACCCCCTGGTGTACCCTCTGGCCACCAATCCGGTCTCGGCAGTGCAGACTCTGGAAGCCATTGCTCAGATCATGGCCCGCTTCCCAGGAGTGCACACCACCTGTGGGCTGAGCAATGTGTCCCATGGACTTCCCAACAGAAAGCTGGTGAACCGGACTTTTCTGGTGGCAGCCATCACCAGGGGGCTGGATTCGGCCATATTGGATCCCACGGACAAACAGATTTACGGAGCCTTGAAGGCCGCAGAGGTGGTAATGGGGAAAGATGAGTTTTGCATGGAGTACATCACGGCCTTCAGAGAGGGTCGGCTGGAATGAGCCTGGACCCTGGGGGTCGGGGTAGGGAGCGTTCATCGCTTCCCGAGAGCCATAGAACACCAATGGGAGGTGTGCCATGTCCAGGAACCGCAGGGATTTCATCAAGACAGCCGGTGCGGGAATGGTGGGTGCCGGAGCCACCATGGCTTTGGGTGGGCAGTGGGCTTGGGGTGCTGCCCCTGAAGGGGTGCCCAAGGAGCCAGTCAAGATAGGGGTGATGGCCGCCCAGTCGGGGGTCATGGCAGTGCCTGGTGTGGCTGCTCTGACCGCATCCAAGATCTGGGCTGAGAAGGTCAATCAATCGGGGGGTATCCTTGGCCGCATGGTGGAGCTCAAGGTGGAGGAAGAGACAGGGGCCAAGGAAACGGTGGAGAAGTTCAAGAAACTCACCTTGCAAGAAAAGGTAGATGTGGTGGTGGGGCTCATGTCCACGGGCAATGGTCAGGCAGTGGGGCAGGAGGCAGAAGCGCTCAAGCAGCTTTGGCTTAGCTGGGATGCCACCACCCAAAAGGGCGTTGTGGAGGGGCAGCCTGTGGCCAACTACAGCTTCAGAAGCGTGGACAACGAGCTGGAGGCCATAGCAGGGGCCATCATGACAGCCAAGCATTTTCCCAACATCAAGAAGGTGGCTGGCATCAACAATGACTACTCCTACGGCCGGGACTGCTGGGAGTCCTACTGCAGGGTTCTCAAGATGTACAACCCCAACGTGAGCTTCGAGGAATCCATCTTTCTGAAGCTGGGGGAGACCGAGTTCTCGGCGGCCATCGATGCCTTGGCTGCCAAAAAGCCAGATCTGATCATGAGCAGCTTCTGGAGCGGAGACACCACCATCTTCCTGAAACAGGCTGCTGCCAAGAAGCTCTTCGAGAATATCAAGGGCTGTTTCACAACAGGTGGTGGAGTCCATGATACTCTAAAGAAGGAGTTCACCCCCGAGGGCCTGATACTGGGTTATAACAGCATGTATTTCCGCTGGACCGACAACTGGCCCATGTTGAATGA
This genomic stretch from bacterium harbors:
- a CDS encoding ABC transporter substrate-binding protein, with the translated sequence MSRNRRDFIKTAGAGMVGAGATMALGGQWAWGAAPEGVPKEPVKIGVMAAQSGVMAVPGVAALTASKIWAEKVNQSGGILGRMVELKVEEETGAKETVEKFKKLTLQEKVDVVVGLMSTGNGQAVGQEAEALKQLWLSWDATTQKGVVEGQPVANYSFRSVDNELEAIAGAIMTAKHFPNIKKVAGINNDYSYGRDCWESYCRVLKMYNPNVSFEESIFLKLGETEFSAAIDALAAKKPDLIMSSFWSGDTTIFLKQAAAKKLFENIKGCFTTGGGVHDTLKKEFTPEGLILGYNSMYFRWTDNWPMLNDFIKIYYERTKTYPVYECDHAWFVLQAYKAAVEKCYSLTKKWPTKEQVIEALRGIQVPSLSGYRGYRKDNKQECCFFMGVTTHKNPYDFVTIDPVQIFPSASIQKPEGYTFDQWMKEWEKQVQELKKT
- a CDS encoding methyltetrahydrofolate cobalamin methyltransferase, encoding MVIIIAERINASRKHIAQAIATRNAGFLQNEVKAQVQAGAHYIDVNAGTFVGEEAKHLAWVIQTVQEVTELPLCIDSPDPSVIEAVLPLVRSRPMINSITLEPGRLQGMLPLVSEYSTKVIALCQAEDEIAETAEAKLRMADKLVEKVTAAGVPLEDLFIDPLVYPLATNPVSAVQTLEAIAQIMARFPGVHTTCGLSNVSHGLPNRKLVNRTFLVAAITRGLDSAILDPTDKQIYGALKAAEVVMGKDEFCMEYITAFREGRLE
- a CDS encoding DUF2231 domain-containing protein, which gives rise to MAEQKVNPQELSQNNGKQGRPAWVAVKGEVYDLSQSRLWRAGEHMKRHQAGKDLSSEILAAPHGLEVLEREAVKKVGLLVQEESQEDIPLFLERLLGRFPILRRHPHPMMVHFPIAYLLGAALLLLVQSLMPAWVILERAAFVMLAMAILFTPPAIITGLITWWVNYGARPMQPVKRKLYLAVVLGLVEMLSLLLRFRGPVQGDLMEAIYGGCTAVMALCVVGLGWYGGHLSFPYEKR
- a CDS encoding sigma-54 dependent transcriptional regulator: MLNLLLVDDEPDVRKSLSQFLEKLGHKVVTAASGLDGLREFHCFEFDVVITDIKMPGMDGLELLRRIKEVERSAVDVIVVTGHGDMENAIKALKYGAFDYLQKPINVRELAITLERAEQYRTLRENYSRLKRDFQEMVDQETRNYKGAAEQLREAYLRELGLGDIAVYSESMRKVVELAEKYSLDRSIPVLIQGETGTGKELIARYIHYYAGARSPFVALNCGAISQDLLEAELFGHEPGAYTGATATGRMGKLEAAQGGSIFLDEIGEMDLAAQVKLLRALEQKRFYRVGGIKEIPVDVRIISATNKDLQKEISEGRFRQDLYYRINVGFIRIPPLRERRESIVPLAFNLAQKAFSRRGKRFPGFTREAEEFLCSLNWPGNVRQLKNAMERLAVLGPWEKVDKRELCFLEGEEKEHKAPGEMRFVLGLDEFDLPDGSLDLESLIRLVIGRTMEKFGGNQTRAARYLGISRRVLQGHLKRMQALG
- a CDS encoding ATP-binding protein — encoded protein: MWGEVDPRCQMWLEALTASTVALESCPFEAQELAKALKPLAENSKGSAALMLMRFLQDKAAYLEVVARYPEEDLLVSGSPWPQEMVDVSHLPAYWLENLKAGRPVLEKNPQTPVLGQWQNLLIFPLCLEKELSALLCLGNYQEAREGLVFEGLKTASGIFTLWLGWLNEKRRLEDFIQFMPNPTFVMHRRGHITAWNRATEEMTGWEASRVLNKGDYEHAIPYYGIRRPILCNLILEPDPYWESTYPEFHRVGNDLYTLSFCPALPEGGAYLTTKTSKVFDVTGRLWGSIHTVRDVTRERQIERSLHRSESMYRAITDFAGIGMMLLQRDRVTYCNEQMSNFLGSAQGFSSLEELLGRVHQEQREAIKLAMERLLEGKQDSFRLEIKLQREGQTRHCQCFAQVVEYEEQPTVCFIMEDVTEQKELAHKARLNELRMYHEDRLTALGVMAAGIAHELNQPLNTIRVITDGLLFGRDQGWSLEQEELYENLEMVSRQVVRMSEVIRNIRDFAREDRFQTEDEVNPNQAVQGVFSMIGRQLEAHGIKVQKLLDSSLPTVRGRLSRLEQVVMNMIVNARQALDDCGKEDKELRVQTFSSNGCICIQVADNATGVDPGIMSKIFDPFFTTKEVGKGTGLGLTISQSIVAEMGGTMEVFNNEQGGATFVVKLPLKGERC